The Candidatus Omnitrophota bacterium DNA window TTCTTCTACGCCCTCAGGCATGTCGATCAGACGACGGACCTCGACGTCAAGTATGAGATGGAGAACTTTATTTTCGCCTCTATCGTGCTTATGATGATCGTGTTCTTCTTTCTGGTCAATTTCGTTAGGATGAGCAACAATATCCTCAAGCGTCTCGATAAGCTTATACAGCTTTCCTCCTACGGCAAATACGATGTGGGAGAACACCTGGGCAAGCTCGGCAGGCTGGGGGAGAGGGTGAACTTCCTGGTATTCCACCTGGAGAAGCTGAACCGGAAAAAGTCGCTGAAGATAAGTTCCCTGTCCGGGATGAAAGACCTTTTGCTGGAAATGTCCGCTGAACCGCTGTTGGTCATGGACAGGTATGGGCGCCTTGTTGACTGTAACAGCGCGCTTCTCGGGGAGATGGATATTACAAGGGAAGACATTCTCGGATATACTTGCAGCGGTGTTCTCCAGGG harbors:
- a CDS encoding PAS domain-containing protein → MILVKKRYLFILTVLFCLIVIFGEVKFFYALRHVDQTTDLDVKYEMENFIFASIVLMMIVFFFLVNFVRMSNNILKRLDKLIQLSSYGKYDVGEHLGKLGRLGERVNFLVFHLEKLNRKKSLKISSLSGMKDLLLEMSAEPLLVMDRYGRLVDCNSALLGEMDITREDILGYTCSGVLQGVAPEDLFSELQRRRKAIERGEITINAGGKSKKCRITFYPVINADSDISHAVGVLSCE